The Macaca thibetana thibetana isolate TM-01 chromosome 19, ASM2454274v1, whole genome shotgun sequence genome has a segment encoding these proteins:
- the LOC126942893 gene encoding LOW QUALITY PROTEIN: zinc finger protein 433-like (The sequence of the model RefSeq protein was modified relative to this genomic sequence to represent the inferred CDS: substituted 2 bases at 2 genomic stop codons), protein MFQDSVAFEDVAVNFTQEEWSLLDPSQKNLYREVMQETLRNLASIGEKWKDENIEDQYKNPRNNLRSLLGERVDENTEENHCGEIFSQIPDDTLNKKTSPGVKSCESSVCGEVFLGHSSLNWHIRADAAHKPSEYQEYGQKPYKCQQRKKAFRCHPSFQTEEKAHTGEKLYDCKECGKTFISRSSIRRHMIMHNGDGPYKCKFCGKACPCLRVCLIHERVHTGEKPYECKQCGKAFSYSNSLQIHERTHTGEKPYECKECGKAFGSPNSFYEHKRIHTGEKPYECKQCGKAFRWFHSFQIHERTHSEEKPYECTKCGKAFKCPSYLCRHEVTHSGKKPYECKQCGKALSYLNFQRHMKMHTRMRPYKCKTCGKDFDSPSSFLRHERTHTGEKPYEXAHCGKSFNRSSSFHYHERTHTGEKPYECKQCGKAFISSTSFRYHERTHTGEKPYACKQCGKAFRSASHLQMHKRTHTQEKPYECKQCGKAFIFSTSFRYHERTHTGEKPYECXQCGKAFRSASHLQIHERTHTGEKPYECKQCGKAFISFSSVRYHERTHTGEKQYECKQCGKAFMSSTAFQYHEKTHTGEKPYECKQCGKAFISSSSLRYHERTHTGEKPYECKQCGKAFRSATQLQMHRKIHTGEKPYECKQCGKVYRSASQLRVLERTHTGEKPYEYKQYGKAFRSAKNLQIQTM, encoded by the exons ATGTTTCAGGACTCGGTGGCTTTCGAGGATGTGGCTGTGAACTTCACCCAGGAGGAATGGTCTTTGCTGGATCCTTCCCAGAAGAATCTCTACAGAGAAGTGATGCAGGAAACCTTGAGGAACCTGGCCTCTATAG gagaaaaatggaaagacgAGAACATTGAAGATCAGTACAAAAATCCCAGGAATAATCTAAG aagtctTCTGGGAGAGAGAGTCgatgaaaatacagaagaaaatcaTTGTGGAGAAATTTTTAGCCAGATTCCAGATGACACACTGAACAAAAAAACTTCTCCTGGAGTAAAATCATGTGAAAGCAGTGTGTGTGGAGAAGTCTTCCTGGGTCATTCTTCCCTTAATTGGCACATTAGAGCTGACGCTGCACACAAGCCATCTGAGTATCAGGAATATGGACAGAAGCCATATAAGTGTCAACAACGTAAGAAAGCCTTCAGATGTCACCCCTCCTTTCAAACGGAAGAAAAGgctcacactggagaaaaactcTATGATtgtaaagaatgtggaaaaacctTCATATCCCGTTCAAGCATTCGAAGACACATGATAATGCACAATGGAGATGGACCTTATAAGTGTAAGTTTTGTGGGAAAGCCTGCCCTTGTCTCAGAGTATGTCTTATACATGAACgagttcacactggagagaaaccatatgaATGTAAACAATGTGGTAAAGCCTTTAGTTATTCAAATTCCCTTCAAATACATGaaagaactcacactggagagaagccttatgaatgtaaggaatgtgggaaagcgTTTGGTAGTCCCAATTCCTTTTATGAACATaaaagaattcacactggagagaagccataTGAATGCAAacaatgtggaaaagccttcagaTGGTTCCATTCCTTTCAAATACATGAAAGAACTCACAGTGAGGAAAAGCCTTATGAATGTACCAAATGTGGGAAAGCATTCAAGTGTCCCAGTTATCTTTGTAGACATGAAGTGACCCACTCTGGGAAAAAGCCCTATGAATGTAAACAGTGTGGGAAAGCATTATCTTATCTTAACTTTCAAAGACACATGAAAATGCACACTAGAATGAGACCTTATAAATGTAAGACATGTGGAAAAGACTTTGATTCTCCCAGTTCATTTCTAAGACATGaaagaactcacactggagagaaaccttatgaatgaGCGCACTGTGGTAAATCCTTTAATCGTTCCAGTTCCTTTCACTATCACGAaaggactcacactggagagaaaccctatgaatgcaaGCAGTGTGGAAAAGCCTTCATTTCTTCCACTTCCTTTCGATATCATGAaaggactcacactggagagaaaccctatgctTGTAagcaatgtgggaaagccttcagatCTGCCTCACACCTTCAAATGCATAAAAGGACTCACACTcaagagaaaccctatgaatgtaagcaGTGTGGTAAAGCCTTCATTTTTTCCACTTCCTTCCGATATCATGAaaggactcacactggagagaaaccctatgagtgttagcaatgtgggaaagccttcagatCTGCCTCACACCTTCAAAT ACATGAaaggactcacactggagagaaaccctatgagtgtaagcaatgtggaaaagcctttatttctttcagttccGTTCGGTACCACGAaaggactcacactggagagaaacagTATGAGTGTAagcaatgtgggaaagccttcatgTCTTCTACTGCATTTCAGTATCATGAAAAGacccacactggagagaaaccctatgaatgtaagcaatgtgggaaagccttcattTCTTCCAGTAGCCTTCGATATCATGAaaggactcacactggagagaaaccttacgaATGTAAGCAGTGTGGTAAAGCCTTCAGATCTGCCACTCAACTTCAAATGCATAGAAagattcatactggagagaaaccctatgagtgTAAGCAATGTGGGAAAGTCTACAGATCTGCCTCACAACTTCGAGTACTTGAaaggactcacactggagagaaaccctatgaatatAAGCAATATGGGAAAGCCTTCAGATCTGCTAAGAACCTTCAAATACAGACaatgtaa